CCTGCAAACATTAATTAATGCGAAAGATGCTTTGCATTATACCGTAATGGATGCGCAAGCCGATGTGGCGTTAGGAACGGTTGGCTTACAACGAATTGATGAAAAGAATGGTGTGATTGAGATTGGCTCAGTTAATTGGTCACCGCGCTTAAAACGCAACTCAGCGGGCACTGAGGCCATCTATTTGCTATTACATTATGTATTCGACAAATTAGGCTATCGTCGTTGTGAGTGGAAATGTGATTCCTTAAATGGGCCTTCAAATGCGGCGGCAATGCGATTTGGTTTTCAGTATGAAGGGCAATTTCGGCAGGCGATTGTGACTAAAGGGCGCAACAGAGATACCAATTGGTATTCCATTACTGACCAGGAATGGCCATTAATTAAACAGGCATTTAACGATTGGTTAGCGATGGGAAACTTTGATAGCCAAGGCAAGCAAAAGACGCATTTACAAGATTTAAGAATCAGTCGCTAATGCTTATAAAATGATATAGCGCGATATTAAAAGTAATTAGAGTAAAAAATGAGCAAACTAAAAAGTTATATTTTTTTACATTTTGATATCGCGAATTTTAAGAGTGTCATTATACTGTAATCATCTGGCGGTATTTTTCACACGGTGCACAGCTTAGGCTGTTATCTATCACTGCGGGGATCGCTAATGGTAAAGTCCATGATTGGGCTGTTAAGAAAAAACCAAAGTTTTATCCAGGCAACTCGTTGTTACGAGGGCGTAAACTCCGACTCTCAAATGCCAGTATTACCCTCATCATGTGCTGCTAATATATTATCGTCACCCGTATTCCCGTCCCTGGTTTCAACATCACGTAATAACTCCCCTTGCGATATTGTTTCCCTCCGGCTATTGAACCGGGTGTCGACTCTATTCGCATTTTCATTGGCTATTATTGGCTGCAAAGGAAGCCAAAACCGCATCTGTATGTGAAACATAATCGCGCAGGCTTTCCTGCTGCGGTAGTTGAATCAAACTGAAAGGTGCCACTATGGGAAGACAGAAAGCAGTGATCAAAGCTCGTCGTGAAGCGAAACGCGTTATTAGACGTGATTCACGTAGTCATCGTCAGCGTGAGGAAGAAAACGTGACATCGTTAGTGCAAATGGGCGGTGTTGAATCAATAGGTATGGCACGGGATAGCCGTGATACCTCCGTTATTCAGGCGCGTACGGAAGCTCAAGGTCATTACTTATCAGCCATAGAAAGTAAGCTGCTCATCTTCGCCACCGGTGAAGCAGGGTGTGGTAAAACCTTTATTAGCGCGGCCAAGGCTGCTGAAGCATTAATTCACAAAGAAGTAGATAGGATAATTGTGACGCGACCTGTACTACAGGCAGATGAAGACTTGGGCTTCTTGCCCGGTGATATTTCTGAGAAATTCGCGCCTTACTTCCGCCCGGTGTATGACATTCTGCTGCGCCGACTCGGATCTTCTTTCATGCAATATTGTTTACGGCCGGAAATCGGTAAAGTCGAAATTGCGCCTTTTGCGTATATGCGCGGGCGTACCTTTGAGAATGCGGTGGTGATCCTCGATGAGGCACAAAACGTGACCGCCAGCCAAATGAAAATGTTTCTTACCCGCCTCGGTGAAAATGTCACTGTTATCGTGAATGGTGATATCACTCAGTGCGACCTGCCGCGTGGGGTGAAATCAGGTCTTAGCGACGCACTGGAGCGTTTTGCTGAGGATGAAATGATTGGCATTATTCGCTTTGATAAACAGGACTGTGTCCGCTCTGCACTCTGCCAACACACCTTGAATGCCTATTCATAACTCAAGGTTATGAATGGATGACCCGATAAAAAAGGGCAAGCGTTTATAGCGCTTGCCCTTTCAGATTACTGATAAAGTCAAATGAAGGGGAATCGTGCCGTTGGGGCCGCTCTTGGTTTCAAATACAAGTGCGTAAGCCACCGAAGTGCCCCTGGGTGCGGTAAACCCTTCACTCACTGAGCTATCAGCAGCTTAGTCCATCGCTACAACATAATCGTCATCATATACGCGGCAAACAAGGCCAGATGGGCGGTGCCGTTGAGCACGTTGGTTCTGCCGGTAGAGAATGAGATTTGCGACAGAATCAAGACACTGACCATGACCACGATATGTGGCGCTTCCAGGCCAAAGTTCAACTCCTGCCCAGTCAGTACGGCAATTAAGGTTACCGCTGGCACAGTTAGGGAAATCGTGGCCAGCACCGAGCCGAAGAACAGGTTCATCGCGCGCTGCACCTGATTTGCCAATACTGCTTTTAATGCACCCAACCCTTCCGGTGACAAGATAAGCAAAGCAATCAGGAAGCCGGTAAATTTAGCCGGTGCATTTAACTCAGTCAGCAGCGCTTCCAGTGGGTTGGCATCAAATTTAGTCACTGCAATTACCGCAACCAAATGAATCAACAGCCAAAATGTGTGCCACAGGCTACTGTGAGATGACGGTTTACCGTGATGCGGGTCACTTGGGTCATCGCCTTCGTCTTCATGTTCGTAGACAAACAGGCTTTGGTGGGTTTTAGTTTGGATCAGCAGGAAAACACCATACATCGCCGCCGAAATCGCGGCGACTACCAGTGATTGTGCCACGCTAAAATTGCCATCGGGCAGGGTACTTGGTAATACCAGTACAATGATAGCCAGTGGGAAGATAGCCATCAGATACTGTTTGATACCGACCAGATTGACATGCTGGGTGGCAAATTTACGTCCACCGAGCAGCAACGACACACCCACCAATCCCCCGATAACAATCATAATGATGGAATAGAGTGTATCGCGCATCAAAGCGGGGGCGGCATCACCTGTTGCCATCATCGCTGAGATCAAACTGACCTCCAGCACCACCACCGACAGACTAAGAATCAATGATCCATAGGGTTCACCCAAACGGTGTGCCAAAACGTCAGCATGACGTACCACACTGAAAGCACTGCTTAGAATACCGACCAGTGCAATCATGTTGATAACGATTACCGCTGCAAAATTGCTGGTATCACCCCAGATATTAAGAATAACCAGCGCAATAATAGGCAGGATAAGGGAGTATTCGTGATGGCGAGATTTAGATCGGCCAGGATCATTTTGCGACTTCATTTCGAGCACGCTCCTAATAACTTTACTGCATTAAACGGGCATTAGAGCCATTTAACGATAATTAAGCGCCATATTGCAGGCTAAGTAGCTTTAAGACTAACAAATAACAGGGAATTGTCGCAGGAAATTTACAAGGTTTTAACGAGGAAAGGTAAAAAAAGAGTCAGCAAAATGGACATCAGAGGATAATGTCCATTGATTTTACAGATATTAATAAGATCTAGTCGTCAAGATTGTCCATCACTTCATGGCGTTGGTGATGATAGTCTTCTTCATTGAGGCCTTCACGCCAATAGGGAACGGCATAGAGTTGTTGGCGTTCGCAGCCTTTTTCACGCCGGAGATAACGGCGTAACTGCACCACCATCCGATCTTCACCGGCCAGCCAAAATGTAGCTTCCTCCATCGGCAGTTCAAGTGCGCAGAATTGGGTGATAACTTCATCGGTTTTTTCAGTACCACCAATGACCCAACTCAGTTCAACACCTGCCGGCTTCACCAGATTAAGCACATCCTGTGGGGTATCGACACGAATAATGGCATGACCCTGCGCATCGGCGGGTAATGTTTCTAATAGGGCCGCGATAGCAGGTAATGAAGAGGGGTCACCCACCAGATAGCTGTATTCAGCCGCTGGCAGCATGGTTTCAGGGCCGCCTGGATTGGTAATGCCTATCCAGTCACCTGATTTAGCATTGCGGGCAAAATTAACCGCTGGGCCGCTGTGGTCATGAAGTGCAAATTCAATGTCTATCTCACAACGTTCAGGTCTGATGGCCCGAACCGAGTAGGTTCGAACAATCGGGCGTACTTCTGCTGCTGGCCATTGTGGGCCTTTCTCACCAAGCACCGGCAGTTCCGGCTGTGTTTGGTGTGCTAATGGCAGGAAGACTTTTAAATGTGCACCAGCACAATCTGCCGGGTAATTGTGCAATGTCGGACTGTAGAAAGTGACTCGGCGTAGGTGTGGGGAAGTGTCTACCACCTTTTTGACTTGTACCAGGCGCGGAGGGGTTGGACGGTATTTGGGTTTTGCTGCGGTTGATTCTGTGGTCACAGTTTATCCTTCTTATCTTATGGCGTTTTATTCTGGTTCGTCAGCAGCATGGATGCGGCTTATCAAGGCATAAACTATATCACCAACCAATGTTAATGATAATTATTTGCATGAATAGAATGTAAGGAAAACGAAAAGAGTGAGTTGCCCCACCAGAGTGGGAGGGCAAAAAAGTGATTTACCGAAGAATTAGCGGATAGGTTGCACGATAGCCACACGGCGGAAATGCATGCGTAGCCGTAACATGGTCACCAGTGCAACAATCATCACCGCCATCGCGGCAAGAGGGAGTTGTTGTAAGTGCAAGCCAAATGCCAGCAAGGTACCACCGAGCCAGGCCCCCAAAGCATTACCTAAATTGAATGCACTCTGATTAAAGGTTGATGCCAGATTAGGAGCATCTCTGGCTTGATCCACCACTAATAGCTGCAACATTGGGCAAAGGGCAAAAGCCACAATACTCCAGATGAACAAGGTCAGAACTGCCGGTAGGTAAAAACCAATGGTGTAATGCAATGCCAGCAGAATACCTATCAAAATGACAATCAGACGTGTCATTGAGCCGACCAGATTTTTATCACCTAAGCGACCACCCAGCACACTGCCAATGGATAATCCAACGCCGAGGATCAGCAAGACAATGGTGACGCCATGTTCAGAGACACGGGTAACCTCGCGCAGCAGGGGGGCAATATAGGTGAAGACGGTAAACAGACTGGTATTGGTTAACACTGATAGCAGTAAAGCTGTTTGCACTTTTTTCTGCATCAACGTTTTGAACTCTAATTTCGGGCTGATTTTCTTCATCGGAATATTGCTAGGTAACCAGGCGATCACGGCGATGATGGCGACAATACCGATGGCGCTAACTCCCCAGAATGCAGCACGCCAGCCGAAAGCTTGCCCAATAGCCGTGCCCAATGGCACACCGAGCACATTTGCCAGCGTGACCCCCATAAACACTAATGCAATTGCCCGCGCACGGCGATTGGGCTGAACCAAATCGGTGGCGACCACTGAAGCTAATCCAAAGAATGTGCCATGACACAATGCCGCAATAATACGTGCAGCCATCAGCAAGTTATAAGTTTCAGCCAAGGCACACAGGATATTGCCGATAATAAATAAAACAATTAAACCCAATAAGGTGGATTTACGCGGCACTCGCGCTGTTGCAATGGCCAACAGTGGAGCACCTATGACCACGCCCATAGCATAGACTGATACCAACATTCCGGTTTTAGGGATACTGACCCCGAGATCATGGGCGACTTCTGGTAATAGCCCCATAATGACAAACTCGCTGGTACCAATGCCAAATGTAGCAATGGTCAGCGCGATAATAGCCAACGGCATGAATAACTCCTGAACCGGCTCAACGGGTATGAAGAGACTGACAAATAGTCTTTGCAGGTAAATTTAATCGGCCGATTCTAGCACTGCCCCAAAATAGCGTCTAACGGCAAAGTGCTATATTAAAAAGTTATTTAATATAGCTGATTTTATTCTTGTGTATTAACTTGCGTGAAGTTGGTTATTTTCTATAAATCTTTATTTTTTTGATAATTAAGCCTATTTTTCAATCTTTCGGCTTTATCTGACTTTTGGTGTAAGCCATTAACTTTGCTTAGTACAAAAAAGCATAAACAACGGTTTTTTTGTATTTGTTTGTCTCTATTATCCCCGCGATTCTGTACATCAATCAGAATGAAAGGGGCAAAGTATGAATTTCCAACAGCTTAAAATTATTCGGGAATCGGCCCGTTGTAATTACAATCTGACTGAAGTAGCAAATACATTATTTACCTCGCAATCGGGCGTGAGCCGGCATATTCGTGAGTTAGAAGAAGAATTGGGTATTGAGATATTTATTCGGCGTGGAAAACGCCTATTGGGAATGACTGAGCCGGGCAAAGAGTTACTGGCAGTCGCAGAGCGCATGTTAAATGATGCCAATCAAATTCGCCGCCTGGCTGATGTTTTTAGCAATAATGATAGCGGGCAGTTGCATATTGCGACCACGCATACTCAAGCCCGTTACAGTTTACCGCGGGTGATAAAGGAGTTTCGTCTGCTGTATCCACAGGTCAAACTGGTTATTAGCCAGGGAAATCCACAAGAAATTGCGGCGATGCTGCAATCCGGTGAGGCTGATATAGGGATTGCCACTGAAGTACTGATGAGTGATGAATCTGTCGCGGCATTTCCTTATTACCGTTGGCATCACGCGATTGTGGTACCCGAAAATCACCCATTAACACAAGAGCCACATATCACGCTGGAAACCTTGAGTACCTTGCCATTAATTACTTATCGACAAGGGATAACCGGCCGATCACGGTTGGACAATGCCTTCAAAAATGCCGGATTAACCCCCGATATTGCCCTCAGCGCACAAGATTCTGATGTGATTAAAACCTATGTCGAGCTAGGCATGGGAGTGGGGATTCTGGCGGATATGTCATACGAAGCACATCGTGACAAGGGGCTGGTGCGCCTTAATGCAGAGCATTTATTTGATGCGAATACAGTGTGGTTAGGATTAAAACGAGGTCAGTTACAACGTAACTTTATTTGGTTCTTTATCCAGCTCTGCAATCCAACACTTTCTCTGCATGATATTAAAGAGAAAGTGTTGGCAGAAGCACCAGACGAAGTGGTGATTGATTACCAGATTTAGTCCCTATGTGAGTCGGGCTGGCGATTATGTAACATCGTCAGTCAAGGTCATCATTGTCCGGTGTAAATCGTACCCGAACTTCTGTTCCACCTTCTTCCCGTTGGCGGATATCACAATGCCCATGCAGGCTGGCAGCTCGGTCTTGCATAATCATTAGACCGTAATGATTCGGCCGTTTGCTGGCTTGACCAATGCCACAGCCATTGTCGAGGATTGACATGACGACATCACCTTGCTCCGCAGTGACTTTAACGGCGGCCTCAGTGGCGTGGGCATGTTTATAAATATTATTCAGCGCTTCACGGGCAATATTGACCATGTGAATGGCTTGATGGTTGGGAATAGAGTCTGATGGTAAGTTGAAATCGAGTGTAATGGGTAAGTTGGCGCGCTCGCTGAATTCATTGACTAAGTTTTGGAGTGCGGCTTGCAATGTCGCTTCATTGAGTTTCAAGCGAAATGTGGTTAGCAACTCCCGCAGTTGGCGGTAGGCGATATTAAGTTCATCGCGCATTTGTTGTATCAATAGCTTACTGGGATCGGGTAAGTCCGGAACTTGCATCTGCAAACAGCTAATTTGTATTTTCAGGCAGGAAAGAGATTGCGCGATGGAGTCATGCAGTTCGCGCGCAATGGCTGAACGCTCCTCCATCAACAGGAGTTGCTGCTGATGTCTCGCCTGACTTTCCAGCGCCAATGTGCTGGTCAATTGCTCGACCAACATATTCACCAACTGTTGCTGATCGGAATTAAGCGGTGTTTCTGATGGGAGTTTTGCCAGTAATAAACCATATTGACCCAGCTTATCGTTCAAGCGCCAGCTTAGTGATTCCCGCGCTGTCGGCGGGTTCGTGACAATGAATGACCCGCTAATGGTTAATTGTGTCGGGCGATTTTGTGGCGGTAAATATTCACCATCTAAATGGTCAGCCAGGTGTGAGCGATAAAGGTGATTCTCGTATAAGCAGATTTGCACATTTTCGAGCGGTGTCAGGGTTTGCAACTGTTCGATGACTGGCACCAAACGCTCACTCAATGGTTGAGTGGTATGCAGTTGGCGACTGCTGTGATAAAGAAACGCCAGCACCTGGTTTTTCTGTTGTAAGTCAGCTGTTTTCTGCGCAACTCTCTGCTCCAAATCACTGTATATCACTGACAGTTCCTGCGACATTCTATTCAGTGCGGTGCCCAACATCCCCATCTCATCGCGCTGATAAGGCAGAGAGAAGCGCTTGCTGAAATCACCGCGTCCGATGGCATTCGCCATCGAGATCAGTTGCAGCCACGGGCGCAATAAACGGCGGCGAAGATAATAAATGGTGGCGAGCATCAAGCCCAGAGTCAACACAATGAACACCAACTGAATCATCGTCACCAGCAGTAGACGCTGCTCGGTTTTATGGTCAATGGCTAATACCAATGCATCAAGCTGGTGGACAAAATCGGCGACATTGGCGGCAACATCATCGGGCTGCTTAGCTTGTAGCAGTTGTGGTTTTAAGGTGTTTTGCCAGTAACGTTCGATTTGTTGGTATTGACGGGTTAACCCCTCCCGCTGGAGGGCGTGTTGTAAGTCATCGCTGGTTTTGTCCTGCTCTAGTGCCGCTAAATAGGGTAGATCCCCTTTATCTAATGGCACCATGGAAAGCAGCCGGTAACTTTGCATTCGCAAAGATCCCGCTTTATTGATCGCGTGCGCGTTACCTTGAATGCTTTGGGCCATCCATGACGAGATTGTCATACCAGCCAGCCCCAACATTCCCAGTAGTATCATTAGCAAAGCAATCTGATTAACTAATGGAATTAGGTAACGTTTCATAAAGCGGGATCCCTGTCATTAATAAGCTGGCAACCTTGCCGTTGTCCATCCCACAGTGTGAGCGCTAATGAGACTTCATGCCAGCGGCTGTCATCATCATACGGAACAGCATAGAAACTGCCAATAAAGCCAGCACACTACCGCACCAGATAAGTAACATCCAACCGACTCTCTTCCACCAAGGAGATTTTACTGGTTCAAGTGGTTGGGATGGTGATGGTGATTTCATCATTCAGTGATAACCCTGTTCGTGATTGATTTTCCCTCGGAATACGTAGTAGCTCCAAAAGGTATAAACCAGAATGATCGGAATAATAAAGAGTGCGCCGACCAGCATGAATCCCAAACTTTGCGGAGGAGCAGCGGCCTGCCATAAGGTAATTGATGGTGGAATAAGATAAGGCCAAATACTGATACCCAAGCCGCTGTAGCCCAAAAACACTAACAATAGGGTCAACAGGAAGGGGGCATAATGTCCGCCATGCTTGACTGCGCGCAGTAATGCCCCACTGGCGAAGAGCACCAATATAGGCACCGGTAGGAACCAGAACAAATTGGGCAGGCTAAACCAGCGTGCAGCAATCTGTGGATGAGTCAGTGGTGTCCAAATGCTAATAATGGCAATAATGAGCAACATCATCAGGGTGAGTGGGCGTGCCAGTTTATGCATCACTTGCTGCACATGACCGTCAGTTTTCATGATGAGCCAGGTACAGCCAAGCAGGGCATAGGCAATGACCAGCCCTAAGCCACAAAACAGTGCAAAGGGGGTAAACCAGTCAAATGGCCCACCACTGTAACTGCGACCGGTGACTGGGAATCCGTGAATAAAAGCACCGACAACCATTCCCTGGGTAAAGGTGGCGACCAGCGAACCACCAATAAAGGCTTTATCCCAGATATGCTGTTTTTCCGGCGTGGCTTTAAAGCGGAATTCGAACGCGACACCGCGGAAAATCAGCCCCAGCAGCATTAAAGTCAGCGGAATAGCCAGTGCATCAAGAATCACCGCGTAAGCCAGCGGGAACGCCCCCAGTAAAGCCGCGCCCCCAAGTACCAACCAGGTTTCGTTGCCATCCCAGACTGGGGCGACGCTATTCATCATCAAGTCCCGGTCACGGCTGTTTTTTACCAACGGAAACAGGATGCCAATGCCTAAATCAAAACCATCCATCACCACATACATCATGGTGCTGAATACGATGATGACAAACCAAATCAGTGGAAGGTCGATACCCATAGTTAGCTCCTGTTTTGGTTATTGTCAGTGGTCAATACGCCGCTATCAGCATTGGCGTCGCTGACTGCCGACAGTGGTCTGGCAGGTGTTGCGTGTTGGCCGGGCCCGCCGCTATCTTGTTGGCGACCTTCATGGGCAATTGGCCCTTTGCGGATAAGCCGCATCATATAGGCGTAGCCCACACCAAAGACCGAGCCATACACCAGAATAAATATCAGCAAGCTGATGCTCATATGCATTTCACCGTGGGATGACACCGCGTCACTGGTGCGCTGTAAGCCATAGACAATCCACGGCTGGCGACCCACTTCGGTGGTAAACCACCCCGCCAGAATGGCAATCAACCCTGATGGCCCCATCCACAACACAAAATAAAGGAAGGGACGAGATTGATACAGAGCGCCACGCCAACGCAGCCATAAGCTCCAAAAACCGGCCAAAATCATCAACATGCCTAATCCGACCATAATGCGGAAAGACCAAAATACGATGGTTGAGTTAGGACGATCTTCGGGTGGAAACGATTTCAGCGCCGGGATCTGCTTATCCAGAC
The sequence above is drawn from the Yersinia enterocolitica subsp. enterocolitica genome and encodes:
- the phoH gene encoding phosphate starvation-inducible protein PhoH; its protein translation is MGRQKAVIKARREAKRVIRRDSRSHRQREEENVTSLVQMGGVESIGMARDSRDTSVIQARTEAQGHYLSAIESKLLIFATGEAGCGKTFISAAKAAEALIHKEVDRIIVTRPVLQADEDLGFLPGDISEKFAPYFRPVYDILLRRLGSSFMQYCLRPEIGKVEIAPFAYMRGRTFENAVVILDEAQNVTASQMKMFLTRLGENVTVIVNGDITQCDLPRGVKSGLSDALERFAEDEMIGIIRFDKQDCVRSALCQHTLNAYS
- the cbl gene encoding HTH-type transcriptional regulator Cbl, translated to MNFQQLKIIRESARCNYNLTEVANTLFTSQSGVSRHIRELEEELGIEIFIRRGKRLLGMTEPGKELLAVAERMLNDANQIRRLADVFSNNDSGQLHIATTHTQARYSLPRVIKEFRLLYPQVKLVISQGNPQEIAAMLQSGEADIGIATEVLMSDESVAAFPYYRWHHAIVVPENHPLTQEPHITLETLSTLPLITYRQGITGRSRLDNAFKNAGLTPDIALSAQDSDVIKTYVELGMGVGILADMSYEAHRDKGLVRLNAEHLFDANTVWLGLKRGQLQRNFIWFFIQLCNPTLSLHDIKEKVLAEAPDEVVIDYQI
- a CDS encoding GNAT family N-acetyltransferase encodes the protein MNQNPFGQIIGAELPQWQSALRPQREILPGHFCYLAPVDSDKHEASLYQAYHLILDASDWTYFYCERPESENDFQQYLQTLINAKDALHYTVMDAQADVALGTVGLQRIDEKNGVIEIGSVNWSPRLKRNSAGTEAIYLLLHYVFDKLGYRRCEWKCDSLNGPSNAAAMRFGFQYEGQFRQAIVTKGRNRDTNWYSITDQEWPLIKQAFNDWLAMGNFDSQGKQKTHLQDLRISR
- the narX gene encoding nitrate/nitrite two-component system sensor histidine kinase NarX, whose product is MKRYLIPLVNQIALLMILLGMLGLAGMTISSWMAQSIQGNAHAINKAGSLRMQSYRLLSMVPLDKGDLPYLAALEQDKTSDDLQHALQREGLTRQYQQIERYWQNTLKPQLLQAKQPDDVAANVADFVHQLDALVLAIDHKTEQRLLLVTMIQLVFIVLTLGLMLATIYYLRRRLLRPWLQLISMANAIGRGDFSKRFSLPYQRDEMGMLGTALNRMSQELSVIYSDLEQRVAQKTADLQQKNQVLAFLYHSSRQLHTTQPLSERLVPVIEQLQTLTPLENVQICLYENHLYRSHLADHLDGEYLPPQNRPTQLTISGSFIVTNPPTARESLSWRLNDKLGQYGLLLAKLPSETPLNSDQQQLVNMLVEQLTSTLALESQARHQQQLLLMEERSAIARELHDSIAQSLSCLKIQISCLQMQVPDLPDPSKLLIQQMRDELNIAYRQLRELLTTFRLKLNEATLQAALQNLVNEFSERANLPITLDFNLPSDSIPNHQAIHMVNIAREALNNIYKHAHATEAAVKVTAEQGDVVMSILDNGCGIGQASKRPNHYGLMIMQDRAASLHGHCDIRQREEGGTEVRVRFTPDNDDLD
- a CDS encoding siderophore-interacting protein, with the translated sequence MTTESTAAKPKYRPTPPRLVQVKKVVDTSPHLRRVTFYSPTLHNYPADCAGAHLKVFLPLAHQTQPELPVLGEKGPQWPAAEVRPIVRTYSVRAIRPERCEIDIEFALHDHSGPAVNFARNAKSGDWIGITNPGGPETMLPAAEYSYLVGDPSSLPAIAALLETLPADAQGHAIIRVDTPQDVLNLVKPAGVELSWVIGGTEKTDEVITQFCALELPMEEATFWLAGEDRMVVQLRRYLRREKGCERQQLYAVPYWREGLNEEDYHHQRHEVMDNLDD
- the chaA gene encoding sodium-potassium/proton antiporter ChaA; the protein is MKSQNDPGRSKSRHHEYSLILPIIALVILNIWGDTSNFAAVIVINMIALVGILSSAFSVVRHADVLAHRLGEPYGSLILSLSVVVLEVSLISAMMATGDAAPALMRDTLYSIIMIVIGGLVGVSLLLGGRKFATQHVNLVGIKQYLMAIFPLAIIVLVLPSTLPDGNFSVAQSLVVAAISAAMYGVFLLIQTKTHQSLFVYEHEDEGDDPSDPHHGKPSSHSSLWHTFWLLIHLVAVIAVTKFDANPLEALLTELNAPAKFTGFLIALLILSPEGLGALKAVLANQVQRAMNLFFGSVLATISLTVPAVTLIAVLTGQELNFGLEAPHIVVMVSVLILSQISFSTGRTNVLNGTAHLALFAAYMMTIML
- a CDS encoding DUF2474 domain-containing protein, which translates into the protein MMKSPSPSQPLEPVKSPWWKRVGWMLLIWCGSVLALLAVSMLFRMMMTAAGMKSH
- a CDS encoding MFS transporter, with product MPLAIIALTIATFGIGTSEFVIMGLLPEVAHDLGVSIPKTGMLVSVYAMGVVIGAPLLAIATARVPRKSTLLGLIVLFIIGNILCALAETYNLLMAARIIAALCHGTFFGLASVVATDLVQPNRRARAIALVFMGVTLANVLGVPLGTAIGQAFGWRAAFWGVSAIGIVAIIAVIAWLPSNIPMKKISPKLEFKTLMQKKVQTALLLSVLTNTSLFTVFTYIAPLLREVTRVSEHGVTIVLLILGVGLSIGSVLGGRLGDKNLVGSMTRLIVILIGILLALHYTIGFYLPAVLTLFIWSIVAFALCPMLQLLVVDQARDAPNLASTFNQSAFNLGNALGAWLGGTLLAFGLHLQQLPLAAMAVMIVALVTMLRLRMHFRRVAIVQPIR
- the cydB gene encoding cytochrome d ubiquinol oxidase subunit II gives rise to the protein MGIDLPLIWFVIIVFSTMMYVVMDGFDLGIGILFPLVKNSRDRDLMMNSVAPVWDGNETWLVLGGAALLGAFPLAYAVILDALAIPLTLMLLGLIFRGVAFEFRFKATPEKQHIWDKAFIGGSLVATFTQGMVVGAFIHGFPVTGRSYSGGPFDWFTPFALFCGLGLVIAYALLGCTWLIMKTDGHVQQVMHKLARPLTLMMLLIIAIISIWTPLTHPQIAARWFSLPNLFWFLPVPILVLFASGALLRAVKHGGHYAPFLLTLLLVFLGYSGLGISIWPYLIPPSITLWQAAAPPQSLGFMLVGALFIIPIILVYTFWSYYVFRGKINHEQGYH